Proteins co-encoded in one Alcanivorax sp. genomic window:
- a CDS encoding DoxX family protein yields MKNLIRTLTQTQSSWPPLALRLTVGIIFMAHGAQKLFGWFGGYGLEGTGQWMASIGLEPGYLMALLAGSGEFLGGLALVLGLLVRPAAMVTGFTMIMAILTVHIGNGLFMSNNGYEFGLALLAATVSLLITGGGNLSADKAIQPALQ; encoded by the coding sequence ATGAAAAACCTGATCCGCACCCTGACCCAGACCCAGTCCAGCTGGCCCCCCCTCGCCCTGCGCCTGACGGTGGGCATCATTTTCATGGCCCATGGCGCCCAGAAACTGTTTGGCTGGTTTGGCGGTTACGGTCTGGAAGGCACCGGCCAATGGATGGCGTCCATTGGTCTTGAACCCGGCTACCTGATGGCACTGCTGGCCGGCAGCGGGGAATTCCTTGGCGGGCTGGCCCTGGTGCTGGGTCTGCTGGTTCGGCCTGCCGCAATGGTCACCGGCTTCACCATGATAATGGCCATTCTCACCGTGCATATCGGCAACGGCTTGTTCATGAGCAACAACGGCTATGAGTTCGGACTGGCTCTGCTGGCGGCGACGGTTTCCCTGCTGATCACCGGTGGTGGCAACCTCAGTGCCGACAAGGCGATCCAACCAGCCCTCCAGTAA
- a CDS encoding group III truncated hemoglobin produces MSAVDIFVPGQTTAQQENALPDLDCREQIDAMVYGFYRRLLDDPEMAPLFFEVANIDLDAHLPIICQYWHKMLLGDRTYQRHMMEKHRALDDKMPLSGVHHERWLGHFMANLDGRFSGPLTDRARRLAATIMDNLYHQLQQRRSASF; encoded by the coding sequence ATGAGTGCAGTCGATATCTTTGTCCCTGGCCAGACAACGGCACAACAGGAAAACGCGTTACCGGATCTGGACTGCCGTGAGCAGATAGATGCCATGGTGTACGGGTTTTACCGGCGCTTGCTGGATGATCCGGAGATGGCCCCGCTGTTCTTCGAAGTGGCGAACATTGATCTGGACGCGCACCTGCCGATCATCTGTCAGTACTGGCACAAGATGCTGCTGGGAGACCGGACCTACCAGCGGCACATGATGGAAAAGCATCGGGCGCTGGATGACAAGATGCCACTAAGTGGCGTACATCATGAGCGTTGGCTTGGCCACTTCATGGCCAACCTGGATGGCCGGTTCTCCGGCCCTCTTACGGATCGGGCACGTCGCCTGGCGGCGACCATTATGGATAACCTCTATCATCAGTTGCAGCAACGTCGTTCAGCGTCTTTCTAG
- a CDS encoding thioredoxin family protein codes for MQYQEIYEPETLSRAELDASKGLVVVEFGTNWCGHCRAAQAGIAQALSGMPDGQHIKVEDGPGRRLGRSFRVKLWPTLIIMKDGQELARGVRPDDEVLQALVAAAG; via the coding sequence ATGCAGTATCAGGAAATCTATGAACCCGAGACCCTCAGCCGGGCTGAGCTGGATGCGTCAAAGGGGTTGGTGGTTGTAGAGTTTGGAACCAATTGGTGTGGCCATTGCCGTGCCGCCCAGGCGGGTATAGCGCAGGCGCTCAGTGGCATGCCGGATGGGCAGCATATCAAGGTGGAAGACGGACCGGGACGGCGGCTGGGGCGCAGCTTTCGGGTCAAGCTCTGGCCAACCCTGATTATCATGAAAGATGGTCAGGAGCTGGCCCGGGGAGTGCGCCCGGACGATGAAGTCCTTCAGGCGCTGGTCGCCGCTGCCGGTTAA
- the trmH gene encoding tRNA (guanosine(18)-2'-O)-methyltransferase TrmH — protein sequence MTPERYRRICETLDRRQPDLTVIMDGVHKPHNIAAIVRTCDAVGILDVHAILPNNRARMAAGTAMGSQRWVKVHKHEDSTPVIRELQGLGVQVLAAHLSDTAIPYRDVDYSKPTALLLGTEKFGVSDEAAAAVDQHVIIPMMGMVESFNVSVAAAIILSEACEQRRSKGFYDQPRLDPARYRELLFRWGHEKIARLCDAHGVPYPELDEEGQVRDSAALTALLQKAD from the coding sequence ATGACCCCGGAACGTTACCGCCGTATCTGTGAAACCCTGGATCGCCGTCAGCCTGATCTGACCGTGATCATGGACGGGGTCCACAAGCCCCACAATATTGCTGCCATCGTGCGCACCTGCGATGCGGTGGGGATCCTGGATGTGCATGCCATTCTTCCCAACAATCGTGCCCGCATGGCCGCCGGTACGGCCATGGGCTCCCAGCGCTGGGTCAAGGTCCACAAGCACGAAGACAGCACTCCGGTAATTCGTGAACTGCAGGGGCTGGGTGTTCAGGTTCTGGCGGCCCACCTTTCTGATACCGCCATTCCTTACCGGGACGTGGATTACAGCAAGCCCACGGCACTGCTGCTGGGCACTGAAAAATTTGGGGTCAGTGACGAGGCCGCCGCGGCGGTAGACCAGCATGTGATTATCCCCATGATGGGCATGGTGGAATCATTCAATGTGAGCGTGGCGGCCGCCATCATTCTGTCTGAAGCCTGCGAGCAACGACGCAGCAAGGGCTTTTATGATCAGCCCCGTCTTGATCCAGCCCGTTATCGGGAGTTGCTGTTTCGCTGGGGGCACGAAAAGATTGCCCGCCTGTGCGATGCCCACGGTGTGCCCTATCCTGAGCTGGACGAGGAGGGGCAAGTCAGGGACAGTGCGGCGCTTACCGCGCTGCTGCAGAAGGCAGATTGA
- a CDS encoding DUF962 domain-containing protein gives MTTIKQSDFQSFAEFYPYYLQEHSDATCRRLHFFGTLGVLAILAGVLFTGNLWGLILLPLVGYGFAWVGHFFFEKNRPATFKHPWYSLAGDFVMFKDILTGRIAW, from the coding sequence GTGACAACTATAAAACAATCCGATTTCCAGAGTTTTGCCGAGTTTTATCCTTACTATCTGCAGGAGCACAGCGATGCGACCTGCCGTCGTCTGCACTTTTTCGGCACCCTGGGCGTACTTGCCATTCTGGCGGGTGTTCTGTTCACCGGTAACCTGTGGGGCCTGATCCTGCTGCCGCTGGTGGGCTATGGATTTGCCTGGGTAGGGCATTTCTTTTTCGAGAAAAACCGCCCGGCCACCTTCAAGCACCCCTGGTACAGCCTTGCTGGCGACTTTGTGATGTTCAAGGACATTCTGACCGGCCGTATCGCCTGGTAG
- a CDS encoding DUF5666 domain-containing protein, whose translation MKGSWKALSVAAVLAVSAPAFANDIEGVIESVDTEEATFVVQGITFVTGATTFYEDGLKEFSNLHEGQRVEVDFQYQDGKHVATLVELEDHD comes from the coding sequence ATGAAAGGCTCATGGAAAGCATTGTCTGTTGCCGCCGTTCTCGCGGTGAGCGCTCCGGCATTCGCCAATGATATCGAAGGTGTGATTGAGTCGGTGGATACGGAAGAGGCCACCTTCGTGGTGCAGGGCATCACGTTTGTGACCGGCGCCACCACGTTCTATGAGGATGGACTGAAGGAATTCAGCAATCTTCATGAAGGCCAGCGGGTGGAAGTGGACTTCCAGTACCAGGACGGCAAGCATGTGGCCACCCTGGTTGAATTGGAAGATCATGACTGA
- a CDS encoding DUF3565 domain-containing protein, which produces MTNQVTVNGFRQDEVGDWVMELSCGHRQHVRHQPPFINRPWVTTDEGRLQHLDMVVTCTQCQRGMPLPE; this is translated from the coding sequence ATGACCAACCAGGTTACCGTCAACGGCTTTCGGCAGGATGAGGTAGGCGATTGGGTGATGGAGTTATCCTGTGGCCATCGCCAGCATGTGCGCCATCAACCGCCGTTTATCAATCGTCCCTGGGTCACCACCGATGAAGGTCGGCTCCAACATCTGGACATGGTAGTGACCTGTACCCAGTGCCAGCGGGGGATGCCGTTGCCTGAATGA
- a CDS encoding CaiB/BaiF CoA-transferase family protein, which produces MTDTPSRPLPLEGIRVVELGQLLAGPFTGTLLAYFGADVVKVEPPGGDPIRGWRKLDEDGTSFWWRSLGRNKKSVTLDLKTGEGKALVRKLMGKADVVIENFRPGTMENWGLGPDSFADDNPGLVYTRISGYGQTGPYASKPGYASVCEGIGGLRYVNGFPGERPVRPNLSLGDTIAGLHAALGILLALFERQSSEKGQVVDVALFESVFNLLEGVIPEFDGAGVIREPSGSTVTGIVPTNTYRCADRKFVVIGGNGDSIFKRLMTAAGRADMAEDPAMASNAGRVENEAAIDEALDSWCRSLPSEEVLAILEEARVPSGPIYSVADMMQDPHFQARGLFQQVEINGKPLKVPAITPRLADTPGETRWPGGEVGSHNAAILRDELGLSEDEFNSLQAQGIIG; this is translated from the coding sequence ATGACCGACACCCCATCCCGGCCGCTCCCGCTGGAAGGCATTCGCGTGGTTGAACTCGGACAACTGTTGGCAGGCCCCTTTACCGGTACCCTGCTGGCCTATTTCGGTGCGGATGTGGTGAAGGTGGAGCCACCTGGTGGTGATCCAATTCGCGGCTGGCGAAAGCTGGATGAGGACGGCACCTCATTCTGGTGGCGCAGTCTGGGCCGCAACAAGAAATCCGTCACCCTGGACCTGAAAACCGGTGAGGGTAAGGCACTGGTGCGCAAGCTGATGGGCAAGGCCGATGTAGTGATCGAAAACTTCCGCCCCGGCACCATGGAAAACTGGGGCCTCGGTCCGGACAGCTTTGCCGATGACAACCCAGGGCTGGTCTATACCCGCATCTCTGGCTACGGTCAGACAGGCCCCTACGCCAGCAAGCCTGGCTACGCCTCGGTGTGCGAGGGCATTGGCGGCCTGCGCTATGTGAACGGTTTCCCCGGTGAGCGACCAGTACGCCCCAATCTCTCCCTGGGTGACACCATTGCCGGCCTGCATGCCGCCCTGGGTATTCTGCTCGCCCTGTTCGAACGTCAGTCCAGTGAAAAAGGCCAGGTGGTAGATGTGGCCCTGTTCGAGTCGGTATTCAATCTGCTGGAAGGGGTGATCCCGGAATTCGACGGGGCCGGCGTGATCCGTGAGCCCTCCGGCTCCACCGTCACCGGCATCGTGCCTACCAATACGTACCGCTGCGCCGATCGCAAGTTTGTGGTCATTGGTGGCAACGGCGATTCCATCTTCAAGCGGCTGATGACGGCCGCTGGCCGTGCCGATATGGCTGAAGATCCGGCCATGGCCAGCAACGCCGGCCGGGTGGAAAACGAAGCCGCCATTGATGAGGCCCTGGACAGCTGGTGCCGCAGCCTGCCCAGTGAGGAGGTACTCGCTATCCTGGAAGAGGCACGAGTCCCGTCCGGCCCCATCTACTCGGTGGCCGACATGATGCAGGACCCCCACTTCCAGGCCCGCGGACTGTTCCAGCAAGTGGAAATCAACGGCAAACCCCTCAAGGTGCCTGCCATCACTCCGCGCCTGGCAGACACCCCCGGAGAAACCCGCTGGCCCGGTGGCGAGGTGGGCAGCCACAACGCCGCCATCCTGCGCGATGAACTGGGTCTGAGCGAAGACGAGTTCAATAGCCTGCAGGCGCAGGGGATCATTGGGTAA
- a CDS encoding DoxX family protein: MNNPDLAKLILRLTAGILMLLHGIGKLYSGVGWIAQELASHNLPGFLAYGVFIGELVAPIMVIIGLHTRVGAVLMAGNMLVAIVLVHMGQIFSLTSNGGWTLELQGVFLFTSIAIFFLGAGRYAVRN, from the coding sequence TTGAATAATCCAGACCTGGCCAAACTGATTCTGCGTCTTACGGCAGGAATCCTCATGTTGTTGCACGGCATCGGCAAACTGTATTCAGGGGTGGGCTGGATCGCCCAGGAACTGGCAAGTCATAACCTGCCCGGCTTTCTGGCCTACGGGGTTTTTATCGGGGAGCTGGTGGCGCCGATTATGGTGATTATCGGGTTGCATACCCGGGTGGGGGCGGTACTGATGGCGGGGAACATGCTGGTCGCCATCGTGCTGGTGCATATGGGGCAGATCTTTTCCCTGACCAGCAACGGAGGCTGGACGCTGGAATTGCAGGGGGTCTTCCTGTTCACCTCTATCGCGATCTTCTTCCTGGGCGCGGGCCGGTATGCGGTGAGGAATTGA
- a CDS encoding serine hydrolase domain-containing protein, which yields MALRPRVSRLISKQANRIPRSLDSLIRQGEEAPLASTGMASGQVEAIWRATRKLYRGGMTPALSLCLRRHGEIMINRSIGFADPDSQRIMTPDTPVCLFSASKVVAAMMIHHLVETGDLDLDDPVTRYLPKYGQNGKGRTTIRHLLTHQAGIPRPQETVSADILFRPEEIFDILCAAKPTTLNTQAYHAVTAGFIVGRVVEAVTGEDLNTTLDRVVRQPMGMKYFTFGSTGPERAMDVSTGVPFKVVDLFLNHAVGGTIDEVVEVSNDNRFQDVTVPAGNLYATAEEASRFFQMLLNNGRYNGKQIFKPETVARALEPAWHRPRFDRSLMLPLNFSNGFMLGNRGMGMFGPGAPRAFGHLGFISIYCWADPQRDLSGALLTTGKGVIGPHLPSLFSLQHTINKHTRLRNA from the coding sequence ATGGCTTTACGTCCCCGTGTCAGTCGCCTGATCAGCAAACAGGCCAACCGCATTCCCCGCAGCCTGGACAGCCTGATCCGGCAAGGCGAAGAAGCCCCCCTGGCCAGCACCGGCATGGCCTCAGGACAGGTAGAAGCTATCTGGCGAGCCACCCGTAAACTTTACCGTGGCGGCATGACACCGGCATTGAGCCTGTGTCTGCGCCGTCACGGCGAGATCATGATCAACCGCAGCATCGGTTTTGCTGACCCGGACAGCCAGCGCATCATGACGCCGGACACACCGGTGTGCCTGTTCTCCGCCTCCAAGGTGGTGGCGGCCATGATGATCCACCATCTGGTGGAAACCGGTGATCTGGACCTGGATGACCCGGTGACCCGCTATCTGCCCAAATACGGCCAGAATGGCAAAGGCCGCACCACCATCCGCCACCTGCTGACCCACCAGGCCGGCATTCCACGGCCTCAGGAAACCGTGTCAGCTGACATCCTGTTCCGCCCTGAGGAAATCTTCGACATTCTCTGCGCGGCCAAACCCACCACCCTCAACACCCAGGCTTATCATGCCGTCACTGCCGGCTTTATCGTCGGCAGAGTGGTGGAAGCCGTGACCGGGGAAGACCTCAACACCACCCTGGACCGGGTGGTACGCCAACCCATGGGCATGAAATATTTCACCTTTGGCAGCACCGGCCCGGAACGAGCCATGGATGTGTCCACCGGGGTGCCTTTCAAGGTCGTGGACCTGTTCCTCAACCATGCGGTGGGCGGCACCATCGACGAGGTCGTGGAGGTCTCCAACGACAACCGCTTCCAGGATGTGACCGTGCCCGCCGGTAACCTGTACGCCACCGCTGAGGAAGCCAGCCGGTTCTTTCAAATGCTGCTCAATAACGGCCGCTACAACGGCAAACAGATCTTCAAACCGGAAACCGTGGCACGGGCCCTGGAACCCGCCTGGCATCGCCCCCGCTTCGACCGCAGCCTGATGCTGCCGCTCAACTTCTCCAACGGTTTCATGCTCGGTAACCGCGGCATGGGCATGTTCGGCCCCGGCGCCCCCAGGGCCTTCGGCCATCTGGGCTTTATCAGCATCTACTGCTGGGCCGACCCGCAGCGGGACCTCAGCGGCGCCCTGCTGACCACCGGCAAAGGCGTCATCGGCCCCCACCTGCCGTCCCTGTTCAGCCTGCAGCACACGATCAACAAGCATACGCGGTTGCGGAATGCCTGA
- a CDS encoding 50S ribosomal protein L11 methyltransferase yields MTSDPKRVGLNALHRRLHRVLPNVRLTCQPLPQTPSLKLWLLDELFPEQALEPGVVNAIMEEPPYWSFCWASGQVLAAYLMDNPQWVKGRCVVDVGPGSGVVAIAAARAGARRVIACDLDEDALMATRVNAAENQVQIELSQDLEEALQGADLVTAADILYDRDNLPLLARFQKAERVLLADSRVPDLDPPGYELLGEWQSCTWPDLGESSEYNGVRLFASEP; encoded by the coding sequence ATGACAAGCGACCCGAAAAGAGTAGGCCTTAACGCCTTGCACCGGCGGCTCCACCGCGTATTGCCAAACGTCAGGCTGACCTGCCAGCCGCTGCCGCAGACGCCATCGCTGAAACTGTGGTTGCTGGATGAACTGTTTCCTGAGCAGGCGCTGGAGCCCGGTGTGGTCAATGCCATCATGGAAGAACCGCCGTACTGGTCTTTTTGCTGGGCGTCAGGACAGGTTCTCGCAGCCTATCTGATGGACAATCCGCAATGGGTGAAGGGACGCTGTGTGGTAGATGTGGGCCCGGGGTCCGGGGTGGTCGCCATTGCCGCGGCCCGGGCAGGGGCCCGGCGGGTGATTGCCTGTGACCTTGACGAGGATGCTCTGATGGCAACCCGCGTCAATGCGGCCGAAAACCAGGTCCAGATCGAGCTGTCCCAGGATCTGGAGGAGGCACTGCAGGGCGCCGATTTGGTGACCGCAGCGGATATCCTCTATGACCGTGACAATCTGCCGCTACTGGCCCGTTTCCAAAAGGCGGAGCGTGTGCTGCTGGCGGATTCCCGTGTGCCGGATCTGGACCCGCCGGGGTACGAATTGCTGGGAGAATGGCAGTCCTGCACCTGGCCGGATCTGGGAGAATCCAGCGAATACAACGGGGTACGGTTGTTTGCTTCGGAACCGTAG
- the thrC gene encoding threonine synthase → MPFRDRYTGLINRYRDHLPVNDDTPIISLGEGNTPLIRLKNIPRMLGKDVDIYVKYEGLNPTGSFKDRGMTMAVTKAVEEGSNAIICASTGNTSAAAAAYAARAGITAFVLIPEGKIAMGKLAQAMMYGAVIMQIRGNFDQGMELVKQVAEKAPVTIVNSVNPYRLQGQKSAAFEIVEELGRAPDFHCLPVGNAGNISAHWMGYSEYKKAGVVNSAPKMVGYQAEGAAPFMRGEAVKDPETVATAIRIGNPQSWDKAWALQKESGGWFDELTDNEILAAQKLLAEKEGVFCEPASAASLGGAMRDIKNGKIPEGSTIVCTLTGNGLKDPDTAIAQCQDSRMVTIDAELDAVKGAILSNME, encoded by the coding sequence ATGCCTTTTCGTGACCGTTACACCGGCCTGATCAACCGTTACCGCGACCACCTGCCGGTGAATGATGACACGCCGATTATCAGCCTGGGCGAAGGTAACACCCCGCTGATCCGTCTGAAGAACATTCCCAGGATGCTCGGCAAGGACGTGGACATCTACGTCAAATACGAAGGCCTGAACCCTACCGGTTCCTTCAAGGACCGCGGCATGACCATGGCGGTAACCAAGGCCGTGGAAGAGGGCAGCAATGCCATCATCTGTGCGTCCACCGGTAACACGTCCGCTGCCGCTGCGGCCTATGCAGCCCGCGCCGGCATCACCGCTTTCGTTCTAATTCCGGAAGGCAAGATCGCCATGGGCAAGCTGGCCCAGGCGATGATGTACGGTGCAGTGATCATGCAGATCCGTGGCAACTTCGACCAAGGTATGGAGCTGGTGAAGCAGGTGGCCGAGAAGGCGCCGGTGACCATCGTGAACTCGGTGAACCCTTACCGTCTGCAGGGCCAGAAATCCGCAGCGTTCGAAATTGTCGAGGAGCTGGGGCGTGCCCCGGACTTCCACTGTCTGCCGGTGGGTAATGCGGGCAACATTTCCGCACACTGGATGGGTTACAGTGAATACAAGAAAGCGGGTGTGGTGAACAGCGCGCCGAAGATGGTGGGTTACCAGGCTGAAGGTGCGGCGCCCTTCATGCGTGGCGAAGCGGTGAAGGATCCGGAAACCGTAGCTACCGCCATCCGCATCGGGAATCCCCAATCCTGGGACAAGGCCTGGGCGCTGCAGAAAGAATCCGGCGGCTGGTTCGATGAGCTGACTGACAATGAAATCCTGGCGGCGCAGAAACTGCTTGCCGAGAAGGAAGGTGTGTTTTGCGAGCCGGCTTCTGCAGCCTCTCTGGGCGGCGCCATGCGAGACATCAAGAATGGCAAGATTCCGGAAGGTTCCACCATCGTCTGTACTCTTACAGGAAACGGCCTGAAGGACCCGGACACGGCCATCGCCCAGTGCCAGGACAGCCGCATGGTGACCATTGATGCGGAGCTGGACGCGGTGAAAGGCGCGATCCTGTCCAATATGGAATAA
- a CDS encoding crotonase/enoyl-CoA hydratase family protein, whose translation MKQATVLTERREDILIVTLNRPEVRNAVDRPTADTLRQAFEAFAQDDSLTVAILHGAGGNFCAGADLGALSDPQRRNEIDALGAGPGPMGPTRLTLNKPVIAAVNGYAVAGGLELALWCDLRVAEDSAVFGVFCRRWGVPLIDGGTVRLPRLIGHSRAMDMILTGRPVAAEEALQFGLANRVVEEGTALEEALEMARQIAAFPQHCLRADRQSALQQWQLSETEALKAEGVGGYPVVFEEALQGAGRFTAGKGRHGQFD comes from the coding sequence ATGAAACAGGCAACCGTACTGACCGAGCGTCGCGAAGACATTCTGATCGTCACCCTCAATCGACCCGAAGTACGCAATGCCGTGGACCGCCCCACTGCGGATACCCTGCGACAGGCCTTTGAAGCCTTTGCACAGGACGACAGTCTGACTGTGGCCATTCTGCACGGTGCCGGCGGTAACTTTTGCGCCGGCGCGGATCTGGGCGCCCTGTCAGATCCACAGCGACGTAACGAGATTGATGCCCTGGGCGCTGGCCCTGGCCCCATGGGACCAACCCGGTTGACGCTGAATAAACCGGTGATTGCCGCTGTTAACGGCTATGCGGTAGCGGGAGGCCTGGAACTGGCGCTGTGGTGTGACCTTCGGGTAGCAGAAGACTCCGCCGTCTTTGGGGTGTTCTGCCGTCGTTGGGGGGTGCCATTGATTGACGGCGGCACGGTCAGGTTGCCCCGTCTAATCGGCCATAGCCGGGCCATGGACATGATCCTGACCGGCCGCCCGGTGGCGGCAGAGGAAGCCTTGCAGTTTGGCCTGGCCAATCGCGTCGTGGAGGAAGGCACCGCGCTTGAAGAGGCGCTGGAAATGGCCCGCCAGATAGCGGCTTTTCCCCAGCACTGCCTGCGCGCGGACCGACAGTCTGCCCTGCAGCAATGGCAGCTTTCCGAAACGGAGGCGCTCAAGGCTGAGGGCGTCGGGGGTTATCCAGTAGTGTTCGAGGAAGCTTTGCAGGGAGCAGGCCGCTTCACCGCCGGCAAAGGCCGGCACGGACAATTTGACTGA
- a CDS encoding DegQ family serine endoprotease, with product MIFFSPANAALPSATGDGQALPSLAPMLENASPAVVNIAVETRVRAARNPLMEDPFFRRFFNIPEQRRERRAASAGSGVIVDAKSGYVLTNAHVVKNADSIEVTLTDGRELSAELVGTDEEVDLAVLKLEQARDLTQIAIADSTTLRVGDFVVAIGNPFGLGQTVTSGIVSALGRTGLGIEGYESFIQTDASINPGNSGGALVNLRGELVGINTAILAPAGGNVGIGFAIPTEMAENVMHQLIEHGEVRRGMLGVTIQDLTPELAEAFGVERQRGVVITQVMEESAAEKAGIKSGDVVVAVDGRPVNRAADLRNKVGMSPVGEKVQLSIVREGKEKSVTAVISETSQETAGGEAISSYLEGASLRDLRKGELQHADQGVFVESVEQRSPAWRAGLREGDVIINANRQDVATMDELKGAIQDKDAALLLRVNRNGGVFFVVVR from the coding sequence ATGATCTTTTTCTCGCCGGCCAATGCGGCCTTGCCGTCCGCCACCGGGGACGGTCAGGCGCTGCCTTCGCTGGCGCCGATGTTGGAGAATGCGTCGCCAGCGGTGGTCAATATTGCCGTGGAGACCCGTGTCCGCGCAGCAAGAAACCCGCTGATGGAAGACCCGTTTTTCCGTCGTTTCTTCAATATCCCTGAACAACGGCGCGAGCGCCGAGCCGCCAGTGCCGGCTCGGGGGTGATCGTGGACGCCAAGAGTGGATATGTGCTCACCAATGCCCACGTGGTGAAAAATGCCGACAGCATCGAGGTGACGTTGACGGATGGCCGCGAACTTTCTGCGGAACTGGTGGGCACCGATGAAGAAGTGGACCTGGCTGTGCTCAAACTGGAGCAGGCCCGGGACCTGACACAGATTGCCATTGCAGACTCGACGACCCTGCGGGTGGGGGACTTTGTGGTGGCCATTGGTAACCCCTTCGGCCTTGGCCAGACGGTGACCAGCGGGATTGTGTCTGCGCTGGGTCGAACCGGGCTTGGCATTGAAGGGTATGAAAGCTTTATCCAGACCGACGCCTCCATCAACCCCGGGAATTCAGGGGGGGCGCTGGTCAACCTGCGGGGTGAACTGGTAGGGATCAATACCGCCATCCTTGCCCCGGCAGGGGGCAACGTGGGGATTGGGTTTGCCATTCCCACAGAGATGGCTGAAAACGTGATGCACCAGTTGATCGAGCATGGTGAAGTTCGCAGAGGCATGCTTGGCGTTACCATTCAGGATCTCACCCCGGAATTGGCGGAAGCCTTTGGTGTGGAACGTCAACGGGGGGTGGTCATTACCCAGGTGATGGAGGAAAGCGCGGCAGAAAAGGCCGGCATCAAGAGCGGTGATGTGGTCGTGGCGGTGGACGGTCGTCCGGTGAACCGGGCTGCGGATCTGCGCAACAAGGTAGGCATGTCGCCGGTGGGTGAAAAGGTACAGTTGAGCATTGTCCGGGAGGGCAAGGAAAAGTCTGTTACGGCGGTGATCAGTGAGACCTCACAGGAAACCGCCGGTGGTGAGGCGATATCCAGTTATCTGGAAGGGGCCAGCCTGCGTGACCTGCGCAAGGGCGAATTGCAGCATGCGGATCAGGGCGTCTTCGTGGAAAGCGTGGAGCAGCGTTCTCCAGCCTGGCGCGCCGGGTTGCGCGAGGGTGATGTGATCATCAATGCCAATCGCCAGGATGTGGCGACCATGGATGAGTTGAAGGGCGCCATCCAGGACAAGGACGCGGCCTTGTTGTTACGGGTCAATCGTAATGGCGGGGTCTTCTTCGTGGTGGTACGTTAA
- a CDS encoding zinc-binding dehydrogenase encodes MIHYWQTRKAGSLTRLRLEERAPSPLKTGMVRIRVDAVGLNFADIFALTGLYSATPEGAFTPGLEFAGQVIETTSDNPRFQVGAKVMGVTRFGGYTSQIDSDPDYLMPLPENWTTAQGAAFPVQTLTAWYALTRLGAVKPGHRVLVHSAAGGVGLQAMKLCKALGADPVGTVSDRQKADWLERQGFDQVLVREKNFHHQLKRGQQSFDLVLDAIGGAVQKASFDALNPMGRLVVFGAAEFTPSGQRPDYLRAIWRYLRRPRYDVMDMISSNRSVLAFNLIWLWEQKQQMRALLEELATVEIAPPHVGHKFAFTQAHDALHLLQSGQTIGKVVLTR; translated from the coding sequence ATGATCCACTACTGGCAAACCCGCAAAGCCGGCAGTCTCACCCGACTCCGTCTTGAAGAAAGAGCTCCCTCTCCATTAAAAACCGGCATGGTCCGGATCCGCGTCGACGCAGTTGGTCTCAATTTTGCCGATATCTTTGCGCTCACCGGCCTGTACTCCGCCACACCGGAAGGAGCCTTCACGCCGGGGCTGGAGTTTGCAGGACAGGTCATTGAAACCACCTCGGACAACCCACGGTTCCAGGTGGGGGCAAAAGTGATGGGCGTCACCCGCTTCGGAGGGTATACCTCGCAGATCGACAGCGACCCGGATTACCTGATGCCACTGCCAGAAAACTGGACTACCGCCCAGGGTGCCGCCTTTCCGGTGCAGACACTGACCGCGTGGTACGCACTGACCCGACTGGGTGCGGTCAAACCCGGCCACCGGGTGCTGGTACACAGCGCCGCCGGAGGGGTGGGACTGCAGGCCATGAAACTGTGCAAGGCACTCGGCGCCGATCCCGTTGGCACGGTCAGCGATCGGCAAAAAGCTGACTGGTTGGAACGGCAAGGTTTTGACCAGGTACTGGTCCGGGAGAAGAATTTTCACCACCAGCTCAAGCGTGGTCAGCAATCGTTTGACCTGGTGCTGGACGCCATCGGCGGGGCGGTTCAGAAAGCCAGTTTCGACGCGCTCAACCCCATGGGTCGACTGGTGGTGTTCGGCGCCGCCGAGTTCACCCCCAGCGGCCAGCGGCCCGATTACCTGCGTGCCATATGGCGCTACCTGCGACGCCCCCGCTATGACGTGATGGACATGATCAGCAGCAACCGCTCGGTGCTGGCATTCAACCTGATCTGGTTATGGGAACAGAAACAGCAGATGCGCGCTCTGCTCGAAGAACTTGCCACAGTGGAAATCGCCCCACCCCACGTGGGCCACAAATTTGCCTTTACTCAGGCCCACGACGCACTGCACCTGCTACAGTCCGGCCAGACCATCGGCAAGGTTGTACTGACGCGTTAA